From Arcticibacter tournemirensis, one genomic window encodes:
- a CDS encoding UDP-N-acetylmuramoyl-tripeptide--D-alanyl-D-alanine ligase: MTTEALYKLYAEHPVICTDTRKITAGCLFFALKGENFDGNFFAQKALDDGAAFAIIDQAGLQKDERYIVVPDVLEALQDLARFHRRQFDFPVIGITGTNGKTTTKELFKSVLSQKFKTYATTGNLNNHIGVPLTLLSLPKDTELAIIEMGANHKKEIEFLCTIARPTHGLITNVGKAHLEGFGGFEGVKTAKGELYSFLKENDGVTFINQDNPHLVEMYGSGNGRVVRYGTLSGDGVKGEIVENDPFLTIDWFSGERTHRVKTNLTGTYNLENIVAAITVGLFFELSEDQINAGINSYIPGNNRSQIIKTESNTLICDYYNANPSSMAVAIDNLAAISANKKTLILGDMFELGEDAAAEHKAVLDKALSIDVDERIFVGKEFFHAGSQINARFYMTTEDAFNGLKDNPITNSVVLIKGSRSMKMETLVELL; the protein is encoded by the coding sequence ATGACAACGGAAGCTTTATATAAATTATATGCAGAACATCCGGTAATTTGTACTGATACACGTAAGATTACTGCCGGTTGCCTCTTTTTTGCGCTGAAGGGCGAAAACTTTGACGGAAACTTCTTTGCTCAAAAGGCCCTTGATGATGGCGCAGCTTTTGCGATTATTGATCAGGCCGGACTGCAAAAAGACGAAAGATATATAGTCGTACCTGACGTGCTGGAAGCACTGCAGGACCTGGCAAGGTTTCATCGCCGCCAATTTGATTTTCCGGTTATTGGAATTACAGGAACAAATGGAAAGACTACCACAAAGGAACTCTTTAAGTCTGTTCTTTCCCAAAAGTTCAAGACATATGCCACTACCGGAAACTTAAATAATCATATCGGGGTTCCGCTCACTCTCCTTTCTCTTCCTAAAGACACCGAGCTGGCAATCATCGAAATGGGCGCTAACCATAAAAAGGAAATTGAGTTTTTATGTACCATAGCGCGACCTACACACGGACTTATCACCAATGTCGGGAAGGCACATCTGGAGGGTTTTGGTGGTTTTGAAGGTGTAAAAACAGCAAAGGGCGAGCTTTATTCTTTTCTTAAAGAGAATGATGGTGTTACGTTTATAAATCAGGATAACCCGCACTTAGTGGAAATGTACGGAAGCGGAAATGGAAGAGTTGTTCGTTATGGAACTCTTTCCGGCGACGGTGTAAAGGGGGAAATAGTGGAGAATGATCCTTTTTTAACCATAGACTGGTTCTCCGGAGAAAGAACTCATCGTGTAAAAACCAATCTTACTGGTACATATAACCTCGAAAACATAGTTGCAGCGATCACGGTTGGCTTATTCTTTGAACTTTCAGAAGATCAGATTAACGCCGGAATCAACTCCTATATCCCCGGGAATAACAGGTCGCAAATTATAAAGACCGAGTCGAATACGCTTATTTGCGATTACTATAACGCCAATCCTTCGAGCATGGCAGTAGCTATCGATAACCTTGCTGCTATTTCAGCTAATAAAAAGACCCTTATTCTGGGAGACATGTTTGAGCTGGGCGAAGATGCGGCTGCAGAACATAAGGCAGTCCTTGACAAAGCTTTGAGCATTGATGTCGATGAGAGAATATTTGTCGGAAAGGAGTTCTTCCACGCGGGGAGTCAGATTAATGCGCGGTTTTACATGACCACAGAAGATGCTTTTAATGGATTAAAGGACAACCCCATAACCAACTCAGTAGTTTTAATTAAAGGATCCAGAAGTATGAAAATGGAAACCCTCGTCGAATTGCTTTAG
- a CDS encoding outer membrane beta-barrel protein has protein sequence MPNKKKFLLLWTTLSVYSVVIAQTGVVMQGRMLDSDGGPVGSATIELIKLPDSLRLKTVNSNELGLFEFRNVSAGTYVLVAGSIGYRRNISGPYTVTPDSNIMAGNIKLTRDSLLLKEVEVKSEGTYIERAAGKVVLNVDKSIMASGSNAFDVLRRVPGIQAAADGQISMRGRQGITIMMDGKAVSLSSGDVAEFLRGISAELVDQIELISNPSSNYDASGAGGIVNIKLKKNKKTGTNGSVTGGGGFGENYKSNWALLLNHRQKYFNAYGSWTLNDYRRTDRYQMNRMVYFEGMNEAFDINNHDLKSLSNQNFKVGTDFYISKNQTFGLMYTGMYNSMLSNEENRTILSDRGRVDSTIRTFSKESRTVSNNAFNLNYKLNFKSSAITVDADYLVYNRKSDESLTYNFYNDQNNVYRESSGLKNLTPSHITIQSIKADYSMSLSARRVLQFGVKSSIVENKNKREIENADKADWLTSSFVNDESSFKENIQAVYGNYSQQFKKVKLELGLRGEYTHSSGSSLLGSNLDRSYFNLFPSSSFSFNLNKKHKLVLEYNRRITRPAYDDLNPFRYFLDQYTYREGNPYLRPEYSTSIELTDIYRDRLTSNLSYNYVRDYYLSFTEQNDTSGVSRTIKRNLQGLRSIGMEFDYSLAVNSWFNSILNIQGYFRKFNIGEGGSVQRNSLLVSFSSSNTFKLKKDVRAECNFNYESPTVSGMYDFKSVYVLDFGVGKTFLNNDLALKLSVSDILNSDRNRYTSNLPEVELTGRHKIETRVVRLNLTYKFGRKTVAGSKTRKAGNEAESKRVNN, from the coding sequence ATGCCGAATAAAAAGAAATTTCTCCTTTTGTGGACTACCCTTAGTGTATATTCCGTTGTGATTGCTCAAACCGGAGTTGTAATGCAGGGAAGAATGCTTGATTCTGACGGAGGTCCTGTTGGGTCTGCAACTATTGAGCTCATTAAACTGCCCGATTCTTTGCGACTCAAGACTGTGAATAGTAATGAGCTCGGACTATTCGAATTTAGAAACGTTTCAGCCGGCACGTATGTACTTGTCGCCGGATCTATCGGATACCGTCGGAATATCAGCGGCCCTTATACGGTAACACCAGACAGCAACATAATGGCTGGTAATATCAAACTTACGAGGGACTCTTTGCTGCTGAAAGAGGTTGAGGTAAAAAGTGAAGGAACTTATATAGAAAGAGCTGCCGGGAAAGTTGTTTTGAATGTAGATAAGAGCATTATGGCTTCAGGTAGCAATGCATTTGACGTTTTACGGCGCGTCCCGGGAATTCAGGCAGCAGCCGACGGGCAAATATCAATGAGAGGTCGTCAGGGGATAACCATTATGATGGATGGTAAGGCTGTTAGTTTGTCTTCTGGTGATGTTGCCGAGTTCTTAAGAGGGATAAGTGCAGAACTGGTAGATCAGATTGAACTGATAAGTAATCCATCGTCAAATTATGATGCCTCCGGGGCCGGTGGCATTGTCAATATTAAGTTAAAGAAGAACAAGAAAACCGGAACCAACGGAAGTGTAACTGGAGGAGGGGGATTTGGAGAGAATTATAAGTCTAATTGGGCCCTTTTACTTAACCATCGGCAAAAATATTTCAATGCTTACGGTTCCTGGACGTTGAACGATTACAGGAGGACTGACAGGTATCAAATGAACCGGATGGTGTACTTTGAAGGAATGAATGAAGCATTTGATATAAATAACCACGACTTAAAATCGCTTTCGAACCAGAATTTCAAAGTAGGTACGGACTTTTATATATCTAAAAACCAAACTTTTGGATTGATGTACACTGGAATGTATAACAGTATGCTTTCGAATGAGGAAAACCGGACCATTTTAAGTGATCGTGGGCGTGTTGATTCAACCATTCGTACTTTTTCGAAAGAAAGCCGTACTGTATCAAATAATGCATTCAACCTCAACTATAAACTTAATTTTAAATCCTCGGCTATCACCGTAGATGCAGATTACCTGGTTTACAACCGGAAATCAGATGAGAGCCTTACGTATAATTTTTACAACGATCAGAATAACGTCTATCGTGAGTCTTCTGGCTTGAAAAACCTTACTCCTTCCCATATCACTATTCAGTCAATAAAGGCGGATTATTCAATGTCGCTTTCAGCCCGGAGGGTACTACAGTTTGGAGTTAAAAGCAGTATTGTAGAAAATAAAAATAAGCGCGAAATAGAAAATGCCGATAAAGCTGACTGGTTGACAAGCTCCTTTGTTAATGACGAGTCCAGTTTTAAGGAAAATATCCAGGCTGTTTATGGAAATTACAGTCAGCAGTTTAAAAAAGTAAAACTCGAATTGGGATTGAGGGGCGAGTATACACATTCTTCGGGTTCTTCACTTTTGGGGAGCAACCTTGACAGGAGTTATTTCAACTTATTTCCATCTTCGAGTTTCTCTTTTAATCTTAATAAAAAGCACAAACTTGTCCTCGAGTATAACCGTCGAATCACGCGACCTGCTTATGACGATCTTAATCCATTCAGGTATTTTCTTGATCAGTACACCTACAGGGAAGGAAACCCTTACCTGAGGCCCGAATACTCTACTTCTATTGAGCTGACAGATATTTATAGAGACAGGCTTACAAGCAATCTTTCATATAATTATGTAAGAGATTATTATCTGTCGTTTACTGAACAGAACGATACTTCCGGCGTCAGCCGTACGATAAAGCGAAATCTGCAGGGATTAAGAAGTATCGGTATGGAATTTGATTATTCGCTTGCCGTTAACTCCTGGTTTAATTCCATTTTGAACATACAGGGATATTTCAGGAAGTTTAATATCGGCGAGGGCGGAAGTGTTCAACGAAACAGTTTATTAGTTTCCTTTAGCTCTTCAAATACATTTAAGTTAAAAAAAGATGTCAGAGCGGAATGTAATTTTAATTATGAATCCCCTACGGTATCAGGAATGTATGACTTTAAGTCGGTATATGTGCTGGATTTTGGCGTTGGGAAAACCTTTCTAAACAACGACCTCGCGCTAAAATTATCAGTTTCCGATATTCTGAATTCTGATCGGAACCGGTATACCTCTAACCTGCCCGAGGTCGAATTGACCGGCCGACATAAAATAGAAACGAGAGTGGTCCGGTTAAATCTCACTTATAAATTTGGAAGGAAAACAGTCGCCGGCTCAAAAACAAGAAAAGCTGGTAACGAAGCTGAAAGTAAAAGAGTAAATAATTAG